From the Pleurocapsa sp. PCC 7319 genome, one window contains:
- a CDS encoding recombinase family protein — protein sequence MLLGYARVSTNDQNLDLQLDALRSHGCERFFSDVVSGAKANRPGLDEMLKNAREDDVIVIWKLDRLGRSLKHLVELVAELNERKIGLQSLNDPIDTTTAQGRLVFNIFASLAEFEREIIRERTNAGLAAARARGRKGGRKPGLSEEAQRKARIAESYYKEGMPVNQISKDLNISKATLYKYLRYRKVEISQYQKQTS from the coding sequence ATGCTGCTTGGCTATGCCCGTGTTAGTACAAATGACCAAAATTTAGATTTACAACTCGACGCTCTGCGTTCGCATGGATGCGAACGTTTTTTTTCGGATGTTGTTAGCGGAGCAAAAGCAAATCGTCCTGGTTTGGATGAAATGTTAAAAAATGCTCGCGAAGATGATGTGATTGTAATTTGGAAATTAGATCGTCTGGGGCGATCGCTCAAGCATCTGGTTGAATTGGTAGCTGAGTTAAATGAACGTAAGATTGGGTTACAAAGTCTGAATGACCCCATTGATACTACTACCGCTCAAGGCAGACTGGTGTTCAATATCTTTGCATCCCTGGCAGAATTCGAGCGGGAGATAATTAGAGAGCGGACTAATGCGGGATTAGCTGCTGCTAGAGCTAGGGGTAGAAAAGGAGGCAGAAAACCAGGACTATCGGAGGAAGCACAAAGGAAAGCAAGAATTGCCGAGTCATATTACAAAGAGGGAATGCCAGTTAACCAGATTTCTAAGGACTTGAATATTTCCAAAGCCACTCTCTATAAATATTTGCGGTATCGTAAGGTGGAGATTAGCCAGTATCAAAAACAAACGTCTTAA